AAGTAGTATTTATTTAATAAAAGACAAATTTATCCTTTAATTTTTTGAAGAGCGTTCTGAAGGTGGATGCAATGGGCCAATCAGGAAATATGCAATTTTTAAACAAGGCCGGATTAAGTACGACAAAATGGTAAACAACGGGTCTGGTACTAGCCCGAAACTTTACGAAAAGAAAATGTCACTATTCTATAAACAGACAAATAAAAACGGGTTCAGAAATAATCAATTCAAGACTTTCCTAAACAACTGTGCAAATTTTCGAGTTTGACAGATGTACGCACCTGTCCGACCGCGAGCCTAGCTCTTTGATAAAAAACAGTCTGTTATCAGGATAATTAATCTACCATTATTTCTAGAAATAATTATGAATTATAACCCACTACCAAACGTAGCGCACAATGTGCACATGCCCACTAGTGTTGCGTTCATCGGTGATTACCTACCCCGTCAATGTGGTATTGCTACGTTTACCTCGGATCTCTATAAGTCGTTTACAAATTTTTATCCGGATGCATCGGCAATGGTAGTGTCGGTCAACGATGTGCCGGATGGGTATGATTATCCCGAGGAGGTTCGCTACGAATTTTACCAGCACGATCTGAATTCGTATAAAAAAGCGGCCGAGTTTCTGAACTCGATGAATACGGAAGTGGTGTGTTTGCAGCATGAATACGGTATTTACGGCGGCCCGGCGGGCAATTATATTCTAACGTTACTGCGGAATCTGACCATGCCCGTGGTGACTACGTTCCATACGGTTTTGCGCAACCCCGATCAGGACCAACTGATGGTATTGAAAACCATTGCCGACCTGTCGGCCCGGGTGATTGTGATGACCGAAAAAGGCCGTCAGTTCCTGAAAGATATTTACGAAGTGCCGGAAGATAAGATTGATGTAATCGCGCACGGAATTCCCGATATGCCTTTTGTCGATCCGCACTTCCACAAAGACCGGTTTGGAATTGAAGGCAAGCAGGTGTTGCTGACGTTTGGGCTGTTATCACCAAACAAAGGCATTGAAAATGTAATCAAAGCCTTGCCCCGGATTGTCGAACGGCATCCGGATACGGTTTATATTGTGCTTGGGGCTACTCACCCCAACCTGGTCCGCGATCAGGGTGAAGCCTACCGTGATAGCCTGAAAAAACTGGCTGAGGATTGTGGCGTCAAGGAGAACGTCATGTTCTTTAATCAGTTTGTTGAGTTGGATAACCTGATGGAATTTCTGGGCGCAGCTGATATTTACATTACGCCCTATTTAAATCCGGCTCAGATTACCTCGGGAACCTTGTCGTACGCCTTTGGCTGCGGAAAGGCCGTGGTATCAACGCCGTACTGGCACGCCGAAGAATTACTGGCCGACGGGCGTGGGATTCTGGTGCCGTTCAACAACTCGGAAGCCGTAGCCGACGAAATCATCAAGCTGATGAGTGACGATTCGTTGCGGCACGGTATGCGGAAAAAAGCATATATGCTCGGTCGCAGCATGATCTGGGAACGGGTGATGGAACGGTACGTGTCTACGTTTGTCCAGGCCCGCCAGCAGCCCATTGCGTTGCCCGGCAATCCGCAGTCGCTGATAAACGGCAGTGGAAGCGGAGCCTACAAATTACCGCCCATTCGGCTGGATCATCTTTACCGGCTGTCGGATTCTACCGGTATTATCCAGCACGCCCGCTACCATTTGCCGCACTACGATGAAGGCTACTGCACCGACGACAACGCCCGGGCGCTGATCCTGACCGTTCAGTTGGAAGAAGCCGGCATGGGCGACCACAAACTGTCGGAGCAGGCCGATGTGTACGCGGCTTTCCTGAATTATGCCTACATCCAGGGACGGGGGCAATTTCGCAATTTTATGAGCTACGACCGGCGCTGGCTTGAAGATGTGGGGTCCGACGACAGCACGGGCCGGGCGCTCTGGGCGCTTGGAACCTGCGTGGGCCGTACGTCGGATAAAAACCTGGTCACCTGGGCCATGCCCATGTTGCACCAGGCGTTGCCATCGCTCGTCGATCTGGCTTCACCCCGGGCCTGGGCGTTCGGAATTCTGGGAGCCTGTGAATACCTGAAACGCTTCGGCAACGACCGGCTGGTCAAGACGATTCTGCAGCAACTGGTCGACAAAATGCTTATCCGCTACAGCGATAGCAAATCCAAAGAGTGGCCCTGGTTCGAGGGTTATCTAACCTACGACAACGCCAAACTGTCGCACGCGTTGATCTGTGCTGGTGAAACCTTGCAGGATCATAAAGTAACGGATCTGGGCGTGAAGAGTCTGGATTGGCTTATTTCGCTGCAGATGAGTGGCAGCAGCGCCACCAATACGGGCTATTTCCAGCCCATCGGCACCAACGGTTTTTACGTCAAAGGAGCCGAACGCGCGTATTTCGATCAGCAGCCGCTTGAAGCCCAAGGGTCGGTATCGGCCTGTCTGGCGGCATACCGGGCCACGAAAGAGCCGATGTGGCTGAAGCGGGCTACCAAGATTTTCAAATGGTTTACGGGGCACAACGATCTTGGCTTATCCATTTACGACCCCAACACGGGTGGCTGCCGCGACGGTTTGCACGTAGATCGGGTCAATCAAAACCAGGGCGCCGAGTCGACGCTTGCGTATTTAATGGCGCTGACGGAACTTCATTTGTTCCAAAAACAAATTTCTGATACCGAAATTGCAAATGCGGCACTAACATTGTTAGTTTAAACGTTGAGGCAGAAACAGCGGGGGATTGAATCGGATCACCAAAATGGCCCCATTCAATCCCTCTTCCATTGGTTAACCTTCTGTCCGTCAAGATTTGTTTTATTATGATCAAAGCAACTCGCACAGGCATTGTACTACGTCCCGACCCTACTCGGGTTCTGTTTCGTCCGTTTGAACTCAGCAGTTCAACCCGTGTTCTGAAAATCATCGCCCGGGTGAACGCCATGACCGAAGAGGAAGTCGAGCGTAAACTGAATGAAGTAATCCGTGAATTTGGAAGCCGCCATTACAAACTGGAACGGTTTTTCTTAAAACGGTTCAATCATATAAAATCCCAGTTGCTGACGGACGAACCGTTGTCAACGGAGCGTAAATTGCTGCTCGGCGCGTATTTCACGATGGAATATTCGCTGGAGTCGGCCGCGCTTTTTAACCCGTCGATGGTTTGGCATCCCGATCAGACCAACGTGCCACCGGGCTTCAAACGCTTTATTTTAAGTATGCGTGCTACCGGTGAAGGGCATATCTCGTCCATCACGTTCCGGATGGGGTACATCGATCAGGAAAGCAAGATCATCCTGCGAAAGCCGTCGCGGTACGTAACTTCGCCGGAAATTGTACCCAATCACCGGTTTAACCGGGCGCAGTTTGAGCGAAAACTCTACGAACTGCGCATGTCGAACCCTATTTCGGACATGATGATGACGGGGCTAGGGGAGGAGTTTGGCCTGGAAGAAATGGAAGACCGGCTGAAACGCATCCTGAGCCAATACCGGCACCACGCCGAGTATGAGGCCATTGCCAGCAGCCTGCGGACACTGGCCCGCTCCAACTACGAGCTTGATTTTGACGAAGACCAAAGCTTGGATGAGCGCTGCATCTTCCCGACCTCCCCGAACGAAACCAACGGAATTGAAGATGCCCGCTTTGTGCAGTTTGTCGACGACGACGGCGAAGTGACTTATTACGCAACCTACACGGCCTACAACGGTCAGGTTACCTTCCCGCAACTGCTCATGACCAAAGACTTCACCCACTTCAGCGTCAGTACGTTGAACGGGGCCGAGGTGCAGAACAAGGGTATGGCGTTGTTTCCCCGGAAAATCAACGGGAAGTATGTGATGCTTTCCCGACAGGACGGCGAAAACATCTACCTGATGTATTCGGACGATCTGTATTTCTGGCAAACGAAGGAGGTGCTGCTGAAGCCTACTTACCACTGGGAATTTGTCCAACTCGGTAACTGCGGTTCGCCCATTGAAACGGAAGCCGGTTGGCTGGTTTTAAGTCACGGCGTGGGTCCAATGCGTAAATACGCCATCGGTGCTTTTCTGCTAGACCTAAATGATCCTTCAAAAGTGATCGGGCGGACGGTCGAGCCGCTGCTCAGTCCCGACGAAAATGAGCGCGAAGGCTACGTGCCGAACGTCGTTTACAGTTGCGGAGGGTTAATCAACGGCAATGACCTGATAATTCCGTATGCCATGTCGGATTACGCCAGCAGCTTTGCTACGGTTAACGTTCGGGAGTTGCTGGAGGTGCTGACGGGGAGCCAAAAAGAAGTGCAAGTAAACGTCGAGGAAAACAGCTAGTAATTTTCATCCCATAGCTACAAAGCCGCTCCTTATTTTCGGATGGGGAGCGGCTTTCTTTTGTCCGGTCCAGCCAATGCCGCTGATTGGAAAGCGTAACTTACAAATCTGCTCAATTATTTCTGCAAAATATGAAGAAATATACTCACCGTTTTTATCCGTTTCAGCGCCGGCTAGGGTAGGGGCTAATCCGAATGGTAACGATGTTTCCAAAAATCTCCCGCCCAGTTCTTTTGCTCCCGTCGGCAGAATTTTAAGACGGTCCTGCTTTGGATC
This Larkinella insperata DNA region includes the following protein-coding sequences:
- a CDS encoding glycoside hydrolase family 130 protein, with the translated sequence MMIKATRTGIVLRPDPTRVLFRPFELSSSTRVLKIIARVNAMTEEEVERKLNEVIREFGSRHYKLERFFLKRFNHIKSQLLTDEPLSTERKLLLGAYFTMEYSLESAALFNPSMVWHPDQTNVPPGFKRFILSMRATGEGHISSITFRMGYIDQESKIILRKPSRYVTSPEIVPNHRFNRAQFERKLYELRMSNPISDMMMTGLGEEFGLEEMEDRLKRILSQYRHHAEYEAIASSLRTLARSNYELDFDEDQSLDERCIFPTSPNETNGIEDARFVQFVDDDGEVTYYATYTAYNGQVTFPQLLMTKDFTHFSVSTLNGAEVQNKGMALFPRKINGKYVMLSRQDGENIYLMYSDDLYFWQTKEVLLKPTYHWEFVQLGNCGSPIETEAGWLVLSHGVGPMRKYAIGAFLLDLNDPSKVIGRTVEPLLSPDENEREGYVPNVVYSCGGLINGNDLIIPYAMSDYASSFATVNVRELLEVLTGSQKEVQVNVEENS
- a CDS encoding glycosyltransferase family 4 protein: MNYNPLPNVAHNVHMPTSVAFIGDYLPRQCGIATFTSDLYKSFTNFYPDASAMVVSVNDVPDGYDYPEEVRYEFYQHDLNSYKKAAEFLNSMNTEVVCLQHEYGIYGGPAGNYILTLLRNLTMPVVTTFHTVLRNPDQDQLMVLKTIADLSARVIVMTEKGRQFLKDIYEVPEDKIDVIAHGIPDMPFVDPHFHKDRFGIEGKQVLLTFGLLSPNKGIENVIKALPRIVERHPDTVYIVLGATHPNLVRDQGEAYRDSLKKLAEDCGVKENVMFFNQFVELDNLMEFLGAADIYITPYLNPAQITSGTLSYAFGCGKAVVSTPYWHAEELLADGRGILVPFNNSEAVADEIIKLMSDDSLRHGMRKKAYMLGRSMIWERVMERYVSTFVQARQQPIALPGNPQSLINGSGSGAYKLPPIRLDHLYRLSDSTGIIQHARYHLPHYDEGYCTDDNARALILTVQLEEAGMGDHKLSEQADVYAAFLNYAYIQGRGQFRNFMSYDRRWLEDVGSDDSTGRALWALGTCVGRTSDKNLVTWAMPMLHQALPSLVDLASPRAWAFGILGACEYLKRFGNDRLVKTILQQLVDKMLIRYSDSKSKEWPWFEGYLTYDNAKLSHALICAGETLQDHKVTDLGVKSLDWLISLQMSGSSATNTGYFQPIGTNGFYVKGAERAYFDQQPLEAQGSVSACLAAYRATKEPMWLKRATKIFKWFTGHNDLGLSIYDPNTGGCRDGLHVDRVNQNQGAESTLAYLMALTELHLFQKQISDTEIANAALTLLV